The DNA window GCTCGGGCTCGGGTGACAGCGTCTCCGACACCCCGGCCGAGGCCTCCCCGGCGTACGCCTGCCCGACCGGTCGGGACACCTGCTCGGCCACGGGCAAGGACCCCATCACCAACTTCATGGACTACACCTACGACTCCTGCATGTACCAGTTCACCGCCGGCCAGGCGAGCCGCATGCTCACCGCGTGGAACGCCTACCGCGCGGCCTGACCTGCCGCACCGCGTACCGGTGCCGGCCCTGTCCTCGGACGGGGCCGGCACCTGTCGTTTGCGGACCCGGTCAGGCGGCCGGGCGGCGGGTGTCGAAGCCGTGCCGGCCGCGTCGACCCTCGGCGACGAGCGGGTCGCGTCGCCGGACCGGCGTGGCGTCGTGCGGGTCGAGCCAGAGCCGCACCTGCGGCCCGCCGGCACCGGGGCGGGCCACCTGGTCGCGCCGGGTCAGCATCGCCACATCGACGGTGAACTCGAACAACCGCCAATCGCCCTGCGGAGTCGCCCGGCCGAGCCGGGCCAACCGGGCCACGGCGGCCGGATCGGAAACCGGGCGAGCCCGACCCGCCACGTATGCCTCGTCGTCGCTCTCCTCCGGCGGGAAGGAGTGCAGCGCGTAGCGGCCGTCGCGTTCGAGGTCGCGGCGCTTCGGCGAGTCGATGACGAAACACCAGAGCCCGTCATCGGTGATCAGCGGGGAGACCGGGTGCACCCGGGGGCCACCGTCGGCGCGGACCGTGGCGAGGTAGCCGAAGCCCGGCCCGTACTGCTGGAACAGAAGGCGGATCTCGGCGGCGAGGCGGGGCTCGTCGGCGGCGAATTCGGACCAGGAAGCCATGCCGACATCCTATCGAACAGGTGTACGAGAGCGCAGTCCGACACGCAGGTCACCCGCACCGGTCGCTATGGTGTTCCGATGCTGCTCTCCGACCGCGACCTGGTCTCCGAGATCAAGGCGGGCACGCTCGCGCTGGAGCCCTTCGAGCCCACGCTGGTGCAGCCGTCCAGCATCGACGTACGCCTGGACCGGTTGTTCCGGGTCTTCAACAACCATCTCTACACGCACATCGACCCGTCGGTGCAGCAGGACGACCTGACCTCGATGGTGGAGGTGCCGGAGGGGCAGCCGTTCGTGCTGCACCCGGGCGAGTTCGTGCTCGCGTCCACGCTCGAGGTGATCTCGCTCGGCGAGGAGTTGGCCGGCCGGCTGGAGGGCAAGTCCTCGCTGGGACGGCTCGGCCTGCTGACGCACTCCACCGCCGGCTTCATCGACCCGGGCTTCTCCGGGCACGTCACATTGGAGCTGTCCAACGTGGCGAACCTGCCGATCACGCTCTGGCCGGGCATGAAGATCGGTCAGCTGTGCATCTTCCGGCTCTCGTCGCCGGCCGAGCACCCGTACGGCTCGGCCGTCTACGGCTCGCGCTACCAGGGCCAGCGCGGCCCCACGCCGAGCCGCTCCTGGCAGAGCTGGCGCACCTGGCCGACGCGCTGACGCCGCCCGCCGCCTGTTAAAAGGGGCCCCCTGTTATGCGGAATGCGTTAACAGGGGGCCCCTCCTTGCACCTCAGCCGGGGCGGCCGTAGCTGTTGATGTCGCCGTCGTCGACGCGCTTCATCGTGATGGGCTTGCCGGACTGGGAGGCGTGCACCACCCAACCGTCGCCGACGTACATGCCCACATGGTGCAGGTCGCCGTAGTAGAAGACCAGGTCGCCGGCGCGCAGCTCGGCGCGGCTGACCCGCCGGGTGACGTTGTGCTGCTGGCGGGCGTTGTGCGGCAGCGAGACGCCGGCCTTCGCCCAGGCGGCCATGGTCAGGCCGGAGCAGTCGAAGTGGTCCGGGCCGGCGGCGCCCCAGACGTAGATCTTGCCGATCTGGGCGCAGGCGAACTTGACCGCCACTCCGGCCGCGCCGCCGGGATACCCGGACGGGCAGGGCGCCGGACGCAGCGGGCCGCCACCGCCGTTGCCGTAGACCTTGAGCCGCAGCTTCTGCAGCTTGGCGATCTCGGCGTCGATCTGCTTCTTCTTCGCCGCGAGCTGCGCCTCGGTGCGACTGAGGTCGGCGACCATCGCGTCCAGCGGCTTCTTCTTCGCGGCCAGCTCGTCGCGGAGTTCGGCGATGTCGCGCACCTGCTCCTGCTGGTGGTGCGCGAAGCGGTCGAGCATCTCCAGGCCGCTGACCAGCTCGCTCGGCGAGCGGCTGCCCAGCAGGGCGTTCACGGTCGAGAGGTTGTCGCCCTTGTACGCGTCGGCGGCGAGCCCGCCGACCTGCCCGAGCGCGGCGTCCACCCGCGCCTGCAGCGGGGTGATCTGCCTACCGAGCGCGTCGGCCTGCCGGCGCCGCACCGCGAGCTGCTCGCGTACGGCGTTGACCTGCTCGATGACGGGTTCGAGCTTGTTCCAGTCGCGGTCGATCTGGGCCTCGATCTCGGCGACCGAGGGTTCGGCGTGGGCCGCCGTCGCGCCACCGGTCATGACGACCGCGGCGCCGACCAGTGCGGCGAGTGTGGTGGTGAAGCGGGACCAGCGGGAACGCGGCACGACCACGGACCGGTCGATCGACCGGCTCGACGTCGGCCGCGGGGCATGGTGTGCCACCGGGCGTCCGTACTCCTTCGTCTGACCGCCTACCGGGTTAGCTGACGGGTTCGGGCGGGAAGGGAGCCGCCCTACCGCAGTGGCTGCGGATTCACCCCAGGTACCTGGGTCCCCGGTTCGCCCGTGGGCGACTCGGCGGTGTCGGACCGTCACCGCCCGGGTTGGACGATGAAACTGGCGGCCGACGATTGACCAGAGTAGGTACCTCCGTTATCGATCCGCAACCCGAACGGCAGTGACACTCCGTACCCAATATCTGACGCGAGACGCGAGTGAAGCTTTCTTTCACGCAACTTTCAACACCGGAAAGGTATTGACCGACGCGGGTGCCCGGAGTGAGGGTGGGAACGCAGTGACCCCCATCCCTGTCCAGGAGGTTCGATGCACCTCTCACCCCCGCCGTCGGGCGGACGGATACTGCTCGCCGCCGCCGTGGCGACCGCGACCGCACTGGCCACCACCGGCCCGGTGATCGCCGCGCCCGCCGCGCCGGCCGTCGGAGACCGGCAGCAGCAGTACGCCGCCGCGGCGGCCGAGTACGGCGTGCCGCCGAACGTGCTGCTCGGCGTCTCCTACCTGGAGTCCCGTTGGGACGTCCACCCGGGCCAGCCCAGCACCAGCGGCGGCTACGGCCCGATGCACCTGACCGACGCCACCCACGTGCTCGCCACGCCCGGCAGCGCGCACGTCGACGAGGACGAGGACCCGCGCGGCGACGACTCGCGCCCGCTCACGCTCGACCCGGCCACGGCCGCCGCGCCGGCCCGGGAGACGCCGCTGCCGACGGCCTCGCTCCAGACGGTCGACGCCGCCGCGACGCTCACCGGGCTCGACGCGCAGAAGCTGCGCACCGATCCGGCCGCGAACATCCGTGGCGGCGCGGCGCTGCTCGCCTCGTACCAGAAGGCACTGGGCGGGCCGGTCGGCGCCGCCAGCGACCCGGCGGCCTGGTACGGCGCGGTGGCCCGCTACTCGGGCGCGGACACCACCGACGCGGCGGCGGCCTTCGCCGACGAGGTCTACGACCAGCTCGGCCAGGGCGCGACCCGCACCACCGACGACGGGCAGCGGGTCACGCTGGCCGCCACCGCCGCGCGTCCGGACCGCGCCGCCCTGACCCGGCTCGGGCTGCGGCACGCCACGCGGCCGGACGGGCTGGAATGCCCGGTGCGGCTGGCCTGTGAGTGGATCCCCGCGCCCTACGAGCAGCTCGGCGCGGACCCGGGCGACTACGGCAACCACGACCTGGGCGACCGGCCCGAGCAGCAGAAGATCGAATACATCGTCATCCACGACACCGAGGGCTACTTCGCCCCCAGCGTCGACCTGGTGAAGCGGGCCGACTACCTGGGCTGGCACTACACGCTGCGCTCGGTCGACGGCTACGTGGCGCAGCACATCAACGCCAAGGACGTCGGCTGGCACGCCGGCAACTGGTACGTCAACGCCAAGTCCATCGGCCTGGAGCACGAGGGCTTCGCCGGGCAGGGCACCTGGTACACCGAGGCGATGTACCGCAGCTCGGCCAAGCTGGTCCGGTACCTGGCGCACAAGTTCGGCATCCCACTGGACCGGCAGCACATCATCGGCCACGACAACGTGCCCGGCACCACCGCCGGCACGGTCAAGGGCATGCACTGGGACCCGGGACCCTACTGGGACTGGTCGCACTACTTCGACCTGATGAAGGCGCCGTTCCGGACCACCGGCACGTCGCGCACCGGACTGGTCACCATCGACCCCGACTTCGCTGCCAACCGACCGGCGTTCGTCGGCTGCAACCAGCAGCCGCCGGGCGTCCCGACGCCCACCCCGCCGGCCGAGACCTGCCCGTCGCGCGGCTCCTCGGCGGTCGTGCTGCGGACCGCGCCGAGCGCGGACGCCCCGCTGGTCAACGACCTCGGGCTGCGCCCGGACGGCACGCCGGACACGATGTACATCTCGGACCACGGTGCCCGCGCCTCCGCCGGGCAGACGTACGCGGTGGCCGGCCGGCAGGGTGACTGGACGGCGATCTGGTATCTCGGCCAGAAGGCGTGGTTCCAGAACCCGGCCTCGGCGCCCACCGCGAAGTGGGCGACCGGCTTCGTGGTGACGCCGCGGCCCGGGAAGGCCACGATCCCGGTGTACGGCCGCGCCTACCCGGAGCAGGCCGCCTACCCGGACACCATTCCCTACCAGACCATCTCTCCGCTGCAGTACACGTTGGCCGCCGGCCAGCGGTACGCGGTCGGCGGCGTGCTGCCCGGCGAGTACTACCGGGCCGTCTCGTTCGACGGCACCGCGCCGGGCGACCGGACCGTGGTCCGCGGCAAGAACCGCTACGTGCAGGTCCAGTTCGGCCACCGGATCATGTTCGTGAACCTCGCCGACGTGCTGATCCTGCCGTCGCCGGTCGGCGCGCCGCGATAGCGCCACCGGCGTGACGAAGGCCCCCGGTCCAGGTGGACCGGGGGCCTTCTCCGTCGAGGCCGGTGCGGGTCAGGCGACCCGGACGAAGCCGGCGAGCGGTTGGGTGCTGATGCTCGACACCTGGACCGGTTTGCCGGTGCGCGGCGCGTGCACCATCACCCCGTTGCCGAGGTAGAGCCCGACGTGGTGCAGGTCGCTGCCGAAGAACACCAGGTCGCCCGGTCTGGCGTCGGAGCGGGAGACCCTCCGGCCCTCGTTCCACTGGGCCCCGGTGAAGTGGGTGAGCGAGATGCCCGCCGCCTTGTAGGCGTACTGCGTCAGGCCGGAGCAGTCGAACGAGTTCGGGCCGGTGGCACCCCACACGTACGGGTCACCGACCTGGGCGCACGCCGTCTTGATCGCGGTACGCGCGGCACTGCTCACCACCCCGTCGACCGCCGGGCAACCGGCCGGCCGGATCGAGGTCACCGGCAGCATCGCGGTGAGGCGCTTGATCTCCGAGTCGATCTGCTTCTTCTGCGAGGCCAGCTGGGCCTCCTGCTTCTTCTCGGTCGCGATGATCTCGTCGAGCTTCTGCTTCTCCCGGTTGTACTTGTCGCGGGTCGCCAGCACACCGGCGATCTGCCGACGCTGGTCGTCGGCGATCCGGTCCAGCATGACCAACTGCTCGGCCAGCGTGCCCGGCTTGGTGCTCACCAGCAGCGCGCCCATCTCCTGCGACGGGCCGCGCATGTAGTAGCGGGCGGCGATGTCACCGACCTTGTTCATGGCCAGCGTCGAGGCCAGCTCCAGCGGGACCATCTTGTCCCGCAGGGTCGCCGACTTCTTCTGGTTCACCTTGAGCTGGGCGCGAACCTTGTTGTAGTTCTCGATGGTGGGTTCGAGCTTCTCCCACTGCTTGTCGATCTGCGCGTCGATCTCGTCCACCGAGGGCGCCGCGTGCGCGGGGGCGGTCAGCATCCCGGCGCCGACCGCGACGGCCGCGACCAGGGTGACCAGACGGCGTACCACCCGGTGGAACCCGGCCGGCCGGCCGGGTGGAGCGCTCGGGGCGTGACGTTGGGGGGGCATGGTTGCCACCGGCACGGACTCCTTTGCAACCGACCGGCGGGCGCCTCGCGAGAGGGAAGATCGAGGCGGACGACCCACAACGGTCGGTGCATCACATTAGGGAAGGCACCCGGGTGGAATCAAGGCGACCCGTTGTTCAATCACGTGTCCGCAATCAGGTGCACACAAAGGGTATTCATTCACTTGCCCATGATGGCCGTCAATACGTCGTCGAGCGTCACCACACCCAGGGGCCGACGACCGTCGCTGACCAGCACCATGTGCCTCCGCTCCCGGCGCATCGCCAGCAGCAGGTCGGCGAGCGTACGGTCCGGCGGCACCACGGCCAGCGGCCGGTAGACCTCCGCCGGCACCGGGCCCCGACGGCTCGCGCCGGCGTACCCGAGCACGTCCTTGACGTGCACGAAGCCGAGCACCCGGCGGGTGGACCGCTGCACCACCGGAAAGCGGGACCGGCCGGTACGGGTCGCCAGCACCTCCAGCGAGGCCGGTGAGACGTCCTCGGCCACGGTGGTCACCGTGGACCACGGTTGCAGGGCGTCGGCGGCGGTACGGCTGTGCAGCGCCAGCGCCCCGGTGATCCGGGCGTGCTCCTCGGCGTCCAGCAGCCCCTCGGTGCGCGCCTGGGAGACCAGCCCGGCCAACTCCTCGGCGGTGAACACCGTCTTCACCGCGTCCGTCGCCTCCACCCGCCACCAGCGCAGCACCTGCCGGGCCGACCACTTCATCGCCAGCAGCAGCGGCTTGGTGGCCAGGCAGAACGCGAGCATCGCCGGGCCGAGCCACAGCGCCGAGGGCTCCGGACCGGCGAGCGTGATGTTCTTCGGCACCATCTCGCCGACCACGGTGTGCAGGAACACCACCACCGCCAGCGCGATCACGAACGCCACCGGGTGCACCGCCGACACCGGCAGGCCGAGCGCCTCGAACGGCACCTCAAGCAGGTGGGCCAGCGCCGGCTCGGCGATCGCGCCCAGACCGAGCGAACAGACCGTGATGCCGAGTTGCGCGCCGGCGATCATCAGCGGGATCTGGTTCATCGCGGCGAGCGCCCAGCGGGCCCGCTTCGACGTCGCCGCGAGCGGTTCGATCACGGTGCGGCGGGACGCGATCAGCGCGAACTCGCTGCCCACGAAGAAGGCGTTGCCGAGGAGCAGCACCAGGGCGACAAGCAGTTCAGGCACCGTCGTCGGGCTCCTCGGGGCGCACCACCCGGACCTGCTCGATCCGGTGCCGGTCGACCTCCACCACGGTGAACTCGTACCCGGCCTCGTCCACCGACTCGCCGGGGACCGGGATGTGGCCGAGCCGGGCCATGAGGAAGCCGCCGAGCGTCTCGTACGGACCGTCGGGCAGCGGGAAACCGGTCTGCTCGACCAGCTCGTCGGCGCGCAGCACGCCGTCGACCAGGACGGTCCGTTCCCCGCCCGGCACGGTCAGCTCCACCGGCCCGAGGTCGTCCACCGCGGCCGGGTCGAA is part of the Micromonospora sp. WMMD980 genome and encodes:
- a CDS encoding pyridoxamine 5'-phosphate oxidase family protein, with protein sequence MASWSEFAADEPRLAAEIRLLFQQYGPGFGYLATVRADGGPRVHPVSPLITDDGLWCFVIDSPKRRDLERDGRYALHSFPPEESDDEAYVAGRARPVSDPAAVARLARLGRATPQGDWRLFEFTVDVAMLTRRDQVARPGAGGPQVRLWLDPHDATPVRRRDPLVAEGRRGRHGFDTRRPAA
- the dcd gene encoding dCTP deaminase, with translation MLLSDRDLVSEIKAGTLALEPFEPTLVQPSSIDVRLDRLFRVFNNHLYTHIDPSVQQDDLTSMVEVPEGQPFVLHPGEFVLASTLEVISLGEELAGRLEGKSSLGRLGLLTHSTAGFIDPGFSGHVTLELSNVANLPITLWPGMKIGQLCIFRLSSPAEHPYGSAVYGSRYQGQRGPTPSRSWQSWRTWPTR
- a CDS encoding NlpC/P60 family protein; translated protein: MAHHAPRPTSSRSIDRSVVVPRSRWSRFTTTLAALVGAAVVMTGGATAAHAEPSVAEIEAQIDRDWNKLEPVIEQVNAVREQLAVRRRQADALGRQITPLQARVDAALGQVGGLAADAYKGDNLSTVNALLGSRSPSELVSGLEMLDRFAHHQQEQVRDIAELRDELAAKKKPLDAMVADLSRTEAQLAAKKKQIDAEIAKLQKLRLKVYGNGGGGPLRPAPCPSGYPGGAAGVAVKFACAQIGKIYVWGAAGPDHFDCSGLTMAAWAKAGVSLPHNARQQHNVTRRVSRAELRAGDLVFYYGDLHHVGMYVGDGWVVHASQSGKPITMKRVDDGDINSYGRPG
- a CDS encoding peptidoglycan recognition family protein: MHLSPPPSGGRILLAAAVATATALATTGPVIAAPAAPAVGDRQQQYAAAAAEYGVPPNVLLGVSYLESRWDVHPGQPSTSGGYGPMHLTDATHVLATPGSAHVDEDEDPRGDDSRPLTLDPATAAAPARETPLPTASLQTVDAAATLTGLDAQKLRTDPAANIRGGAALLASYQKALGGPVGAASDPAAWYGAVARYSGADTTDAAAAFADEVYDQLGQGATRTTDDGQRVTLAATAARPDRAALTRLGLRHATRPDGLECPVRLACEWIPAPYEQLGADPGDYGNHDLGDRPEQQKIEYIVIHDTEGYFAPSVDLVKRADYLGWHYTLRSVDGYVAQHINAKDVGWHAGNWYVNAKSIGLEHEGFAGQGTWYTEAMYRSSAKLVRYLAHKFGIPLDRQHIIGHDNVPGTTAGTVKGMHWDPGPYWDWSHYFDLMKAPFRTTGTSRTGLVTIDPDFAANRPAFVGCNQQPPGVPTPTPPAETCPSRGSSAVVLRTAPSADAPLVNDLGLRPDGTPDTMYISDHGARASAGQTYAVAGRQGDWTAIWYLGQKAWFQNPASAPTAKWATGFVVTPRPGKATIPVYGRAYPEQAAYPDTIPYQTISPLQYTLAAGQRYAVGGVLPGEYYRAVSFDGTAPGDRTVVRGKNRYVQVQFGHRIMFVNLADVLILPSPVGAPR
- a CDS encoding C40 family peptidase, which encodes MPVATMPPQRHAPSAPPGRPAGFHRVVRRLVTLVAAVAVGAGMLTAPAHAAPSVDEIDAQIDKQWEKLEPTIENYNKVRAQLKVNQKKSATLRDKMVPLELASTLAMNKVGDIAARYYMRGPSQEMGALLVSTKPGTLAEQLVMLDRIADDQRRQIAGVLATRDKYNREKQKLDEIIATEKKQEAQLASQKKQIDSEIKRLTAMLPVTSIRPAGCPAVDGVVSSAARTAIKTACAQVGDPYVWGATGPNSFDCSGLTQYAYKAAGISLTHFTGAQWNEGRRVSRSDARPGDLVFFGSDLHHVGLYLGNGVMVHAPRTGKPVQVSSISTQPLAGFVRVA
- a CDS encoding hemolysin family protein: MPELLVALVLLLGNAFFVGSEFALIASRRTVIEPLAATSKRARWALAAMNQIPLMIAGAQLGITVCSLGLGAIAEPALAHLLEVPFEALGLPVSAVHPVAFVIALAVVVFLHTVVGEMVPKNITLAGPEPSALWLGPAMLAFCLATKPLLLAMKWSARQVLRWWRVEATDAVKTVFTAEELAGLVSQARTEGLLDAEEHARITGALALHSRTAADALQPWSTVTTVAEDVSPASLEVLATRTGRSRFPVVQRSTRRVLGFVHVKDVLGYAGASRRGPVPAEVYRPLAVVPPDRTLADLLLAMRRERRHMVLVSDGRRPLGVVTLDDVLTAIMGK